In a single window of the Bradyrhizobium erythrophlei genome:
- a CDS encoding thiamine pyrophosphate-binding protein produces MSPRNALNGAQVIVDYLIQEKVPQVFGLCGHGNIQFIDALYERSDELKTISVHHESVAGFMADVYYRVSGRPTATFTSCGPGSANLPISLGNAFLDSVPFLAVTGNVPTSQFNRGAFQELYRHYQADFPSTVRSYCKKVFQPTRGEMVPLAIRQAWKTMTTGRPGPVVLDVPFDVFLESAAEEAPNAHAWNGNISSRCGADPEGVVKAVDMLLGAERPVMIVGQGVRYGGAAEELLKLAERLQIPVAASASGLGAIDTNHPLALGLVARAGHYQANHATRQADVLLAMGMRFDDRTSSSWIPGYSFTIPPTKLIHADIDPEEIGRNYPVALGLMADVRTFLRQIHAELDRRADLTGRADARKKWLAQIDVYRKEWDKFVAPGFSDDTTPINPQRAALEIDKALPENAILVSDIGVHHNWLLSFCKPKRPDSLIGSMGFGPMGFGVAGVMGAKFAAPDRPCVSVCGDGAFFMHANVLGTAVEYNLPVVWVVWNNYAYASIRGLQRGYLGGRELATDFHDPTTGGRYNPDFAAMARSCGVEGVRVDRAGDLGEAIRKGIAANKPYLIDVDIAADINPSGAGVWELPGLGQSKPGIGTRYEPN; encoded by the coding sequence ATGTCGCCGCGCAATGCGCTCAATGGGGCCCAGGTTATCGTCGACTATCTGATCCAGGAAAAAGTACCGCAGGTGTTCGGCCTGTGCGGTCACGGCAATATCCAGTTCATCGACGCGCTGTATGAGCGTTCCGACGAGCTCAAGACCATCTCGGTGCATCACGAGAGCGTCGCCGGCTTCATGGCGGATGTCTATTACCGCGTCTCGGGGCGGCCGACCGCGACCTTCACGTCCTGCGGGCCGGGTTCGGCGAACCTGCCGATCTCACTCGGCAATGCGTTTCTCGACTCGGTGCCGTTTCTGGCGGTGACCGGCAACGTGCCGACCAGCCAGTTCAACCGCGGCGCCTTTCAGGAATTGTATCGGCATTATCAGGCGGACTTTCCCTCCACCGTGCGTTCCTACTGCAAAAAAGTATTCCAGCCGACCCGCGGCGAGATGGTGCCGCTCGCGATCCGGCAGGCCTGGAAAACCATGACGACGGGCCGTCCGGGTCCTGTCGTGCTTGACGTTCCCTTCGACGTGTTCCTGGAATCGGCGGCCGAGGAAGCGCCGAACGCGCACGCCTGGAACGGCAATATCTCGAGCCGCTGCGGCGCCGATCCGGAAGGCGTCGTCAAGGCGGTGGATATGCTGCTCGGCGCCGAGCGCCCGGTGATGATCGTCGGCCAGGGCGTCCGTTATGGCGGCGCCGCCGAGGAATTGCTGAAGCTTGCCGAGCGGCTGCAGATTCCGGTGGCGGCGTCCGCCAGCGGCCTTGGCGCCATCGATACCAATCATCCGCTGGCGCTCGGCCTTGTCGCGCGCGCCGGCCATTACCAGGCCAATCACGCGACGCGCCAGGCCGACGTGCTGCTGGCGATGGGCATGCGCTTTGACGATCGCACCTCGAGTTCGTGGATCCCCGGCTATTCCTTCACCATCCCGCCCACGAAACTTATTCACGCCGACATCGACCCGGAGGAAATCGGCCGCAATTATCCGGTCGCGCTCGGCCTGATGGCTGATGTGCGCACCTTCCTGCGCCAGATCCATGCCGAACTCGATCGCCGCGCCGATCTCACTGGGCGCGCCGACGCCCGCAAGAAATGGCTGGCGCAGATCGACGTCTATCGCAAGGAATGGGACAAGTTCGTCGCGCCCGGTTTCTCCGACGATACCACGCCGATCAATCCGCAGCGCGCCGCGCTTGAGATCGACAAGGCGCTGCCCGAGAATGCGATCCTGGTCAGCGACATCGGCGTGCACCACAATTGGCTGTTGAGTTTCTGCAAGCCGAAGCGGCCGGATTCGCTGATCGGTTCGATGGGCTTCGGCCCGATGGGCTTTGGCGTCGCCGGCGTGATGGGTGCGAAGTTCGCAGCCCCCGACCGTCCCTGCGTGTCGGTGTGCGGCGACGGCGCGTTCTTCATGCATGCCAATGTGCTGGGAACGGCGGTCGAATATAATCTGCCGGTGGTCTGGGTGGTCTGGAACAACTACGCCTATGCCTCGATCCGCGGCCTGCAGCGCGGCTACCTCGGCGGCCGCGAACTCGCCACCGACTTCCATGATCCGACGACGGGCGGCCGTTACAATCCGGATTTTGCCGCGATGGCGCGCTCGTGCGGCGTCGAAGGCGTGCGAGTCGATCGCGCCGGCGATCTCGGCGAAGCCATCCGCAAGGGCATCGCCGCCAACAAACCCTATCTGATCGACGTCGATATCGCCGCCGACATCAACCCCTCTGGCGCCGGTGTCTGGGAACTGCCGGGGCTCGGGCAAAGCAAGCCGGGTATCGGAACGCGGTACGAACCGAACTGA
- a CDS encoding SDR family oxidoreductase, producing MLVGKKVVVVGGSSGIGLSTAELARREGATVIIASRNADRLNAVADKLGATAIVADVTSDESVASLFRSCGPVDHVVVTAAQLRTGPFKTVAMEDVRSTMEGKFWGAWRVARSAEIRPGGSLTLVSGYLSIRPRPNSAIIGAANGALESLARGLALELAPVRVNAVSPGIIDTPIRAAMPEEARRDMLAKTAAALPVGRVGTGEDIARQILAFMTIGFVTGSIVYIDGGALIT from the coding sequence ATGCTCGTAGGCAAGAAAGTCGTGGTCGTCGGAGGCTCGTCGGGTATCGGTCTTTCGACCGCCGAACTCGCCAGGCGGGAAGGGGCCACGGTCATCATCGCCTCCCGCAACGCCGACCGCCTGAACGCGGTTGCAGACAAATTGGGCGCGACGGCGATCGTGGCTGACGTTACCAGCGATGAAAGCGTCGCCAGTCTCTTTCGCAGCTGCGGCCCGGTCGACCATGTCGTGGTCACCGCGGCGCAGCTTCGCACCGGTCCGTTCAAGACCGTTGCCATGGAAGACGTGCGCTCCACGATGGAAGGCAAGTTCTGGGGTGCCTGGCGCGTCGCGCGATCGGCGGAGATCCGCCCCGGCGGATCGCTGACGCTGGTCTCGGGTTACCTGAGCATTCGCCCCCGGCCCAACTCCGCCATCATTGGCGCCGCCAACGGCGCGCTTGAATCGCTGGCGCGCGGCCTCGCGCTCGAACTCGCGCCGGTGCGCGTCAATGCGGTCTCGCCGGGGATCATCGACACGCCGATCCGCGCGGCGATGCCGGAAGAAGCGCGCCGCGACATGCTGGCCAAAACGGCCGCCGCTTTGCCGGTCGGACGCGTCGGCACCGGCGAAGATATCGCGCGGCAGATTTTGGCCTTCATGACGATCGGGTTTGTGACGGGATCGATCGTCTATATCGACGGGGGCGCGTTGATAACCTGA
- a CDS encoding FAD-dependent oxidoreductase, giving the protein MPASDAYDVVVIGAGAGGMTAAAVAASEGLSVLLIEKTEFVGGTTAWSGGMVWIPANAHMKQAGMPDSASDAAAYLASTIPEIENAGLRKTFLARGPEAVEYLEDNTEVRLQPVKTYPDYYPEQPGATAGGRVLEPVSFDGARLGANFKRLRPPLPEFTLFGGMMVNRLDIPHLRQFGRSFRSTLRSLRLVSQYALQRLRAPRGTTLHLGNALAARLYASLLARNVEVLFGSSVERLLIEDGAVGGVQIRDSSGGRPIVARKGVVLATGGFSHDKNLRERYFPAAAGSVSAASPAGCGDGLRVAMAAGASIGTSVASPAYWVPASRFQRADGSPGVFPHTVTDRAKPGIIAVNSAGKRFINEALSYHEFVLAMLRDGNDATTRSFFLVCDRRFLWTYGLGRIKPFTWRIRPYVKRGELIEAASIGALAAAIGVEPSALSKTVNDYNAHARMGHDPAFGRGTSIYQRHLGDPNHSPNPCVAPIEQAPFYALRIYPADLGTAIGLKTDGHARVLSKDGTAIAGLYACGNDMGSIMNGNYPGPGITLGPALTFGYVAGRHLAQTGSEVHARQRGRA; this is encoded by the coding sequence ATGCCGGCTTCAGACGCTTACGATGTGGTCGTCATTGGCGCGGGCGCCGGTGGGATGACGGCTGCCGCGGTCGCGGCCAGCGAGGGCTTGAGCGTTCTGCTGATCGAGAAGACGGAGTTTGTCGGGGGCACCACGGCGTGGTCGGGCGGGATGGTCTGGATTCCCGCCAACGCCCACATGAAGCAGGCGGGCATGCCTGACAGCGCCTCCGATGCCGCGGCCTACCTCGCCAGCACCATTCCCGAAATTGAAAACGCCGGCTTGCGCAAAACCTTTCTGGCGCGTGGTCCGGAAGCGGTGGAATATCTGGAAGACAATACCGAGGTCCGACTGCAGCCGGTGAAGACCTATCCCGATTACTATCCGGAACAGCCGGGAGCCACGGCCGGAGGCCGCGTGCTCGAGCCTGTCAGCTTCGACGGCGCCAGACTCGGCGCTAATTTTAAACGGCTGCGTCCGCCGCTGCCGGAATTTACCTTGTTTGGCGGGATGATGGTCAACCGGCTCGACATTCCCCACCTTCGCCAATTCGGGCGCTCGTTTCGTTCAACCCTGCGTTCGCTGCGTCTTGTGTCGCAATATGCGCTGCAGCGGCTTCGCGCGCCCAGGGGAACGACGCTGCATCTGGGCAATGCGCTGGCGGCGCGGCTCTACGCTTCGCTGCTGGCGCGAAACGTCGAGGTCTTGTTCGGCAGCAGTGTCGAACGCCTGTTGATCGAGGACGGTGCCGTCGGCGGCGTGCAGATCAGGGATTCATCCGGCGGCCGGCCCATCGTCGCGCGCAAAGGCGTCGTGCTGGCAACCGGTGGCTTCTCGCACGACAAAAACCTTCGCGAACGTTATTTTCCAGCCGCGGCGGGTTCGGTTTCCGCCGCATCGCCTGCGGGATGCGGCGATGGCCTGCGGGTCGCCATGGCGGCCGGCGCCAGCATCGGCACGAGCGTAGCAAGCCCGGCTTACTGGGTGCCGGCGTCACGCTTTCAGCGCGCGGATGGCAGCCCGGGAGTTTTCCCGCATACGGTGACCGACCGGGCGAAGCCCGGAATTATCGCGGTGAATTCGGCGGGAAAGCGCTTTATCAATGAAGCCCTGTCGTACCACGAGTTCGTGCTGGCCATGTTGCGCGACGGCAACGACGCTACAACGCGTTCGTTCTTTCTCGTCTGCGATCGCCGTTTTCTCTGGACCTACGGGCTTGGCCGGATCAAGCCGTTCACCTGGCGCATCAGGCCTTACGTCAAGCGCGGCGAATTGATCGAGGCTGCCAGCATCGGTGCGCTCGCCGCCGCGATCGGCGTCGAACCATCGGCGCTCTCCAAAACGGTGAACGACTATAACGCGCATGCGCGAATGGGACACGACCCGGCCTTCGGACGCGGCACGTCGATCTATCAGCGTCACCTCGGCGATCCCAACCACTCGCCCAATCCCTGCGTCGCGCCGATCGAGCAGGCGCCTTTCTACGCGCTGCGTATCTATCCGGCGGATTTGGGCACGGCGATCGGTCTCAAGACGGATGGCCATGCCAGGGTTCTGAGCAAGGATGGCACCGCCATCGCGGGCCTTTATGCCTGCGGCAACGACATGGGGTCGATCATGAACGGAAATTATCCGGGGCCCGGCATTACGCTCGGACCTGCGTTGACATTCGGCTACGTCGCCGGCCGGCACCTTGCGCAGACCGGTTCAGAGGTGCATGCCCGGCAGAGGGGACGAGCATGA
- a CDS encoding ABC transporter substrate-binding protein codes for MIRYNRRTLLKASAAFAGASAIGFPSIVSGQTEKIKIGHLTPLTGFLGALGAYATLGMRMAEAEINASGGIMGRQLEVMSEDSVNPATAATKSQRMLEQDGALVLMGEANSASALTIMQVAARNKRLFIQTGARSDALRGKNCNRYTFHTDIPNTVMVNAVGKALLRDNMVKDKKFFGLTADYIFGHDLLAAAKRFFAANQGNLIGDELIATDVTDFSPYLLKIRQAKPDVVCSNLAGNQVTTLIKQYAEFDLPYPIVGFNLNTADAWAAGEGNLAGIWPTVWYHTLDVPASKTFVANFIKKNGKPPENHAWIEYVAFKIMAQAMNETKSTDTDTLIAYFEKETQFDILKARKAYFRSWDHQLIQEAYTFSPKPKGQAKDQWDLITLGAAVPGADEPMEVLNPTKEQNPCSL; via the coding sequence ATGATCCGCTACAACCGACGTACCCTGTTGAAAGCAAGCGCCGCCTTTGCCGGCGCTTCGGCGATTGGATTTCCCTCCATCGTCAGCGGCCAGACGGAAAAGATCAAGATCGGCCACCTCACGCCGCTGACCGGGTTTCTCGGTGCGCTTGGCGCCTATGCCACGCTGGGCATGCGAATGGCCGAGGCGGAAATCAACGCTTCCGGCGGCATCATGGGGCGCCAGCTGGAGGTGATGTCGGAAGATTCGGTCAATCCCGCCACCGCCGCGACCAAGTCGCAGCGCATGCTCGAGCAGGACGGCGCGCTGGTGCTGATGGGCGAGGCCAATTCGGCCTCCGCGCTGACGATCATGCAGGTGGCCGCCCGCAACAAGCGGCTGTTCATCCAGACCGGCGCGCGCTCCGACGCGTTGCGCGGCAAGAACTGCAACCGATATACCTTCCACACCGATATCCCGAACACGGTGATGGTGAATGCCGTCGGCAAGGCGCTGCTGCGCGACAATATGGTGAAGGACAAGAAGTTCTTCGGACTGACCGCCGACTATATTTTCGGCCATGATCTTTTGGCCGCGGCCAAGCGTTTCTTCGCGGCCAATCAGGGCAATCTGATCGGCGACGAATTGATCGCCACCGACGTCACCGACTTCAGCCCCTATCTGCTCAAGATCCGGCAAGCCAAGCCCGACGTGGTCTGTTCGAATCTGGCCGGCAATCAGGTGACGACGTTGATCAAGCAGTATGCCGAATTCGATCTGCCCTATCCGATCGTCGGCTTCAATCTCAATACGGCGGACGCCTGGGCCGCGGGCGAAGGCAACCTCGCCGGAATCTGGCCGACGGTCTGGTATCACACCCTCGACGTGCCGGCCTCCAAGACCTTCGTCGCCAATTTCATCAAGAAGAACGGCAAGCCGCCGGAGAACCATGCCTGGATCGAATATGTCGCGTTCAAGATCATGGCGCAGGCCATGAACGAAACCAAGTCAACCGACACCGACACGCTGATCGCCTACTTCGAAAAGGAAACGCAGTTCGACATCCTCAAGGCGCGCAAGGCCTATTTCCGGTCCTGGGATCACCAGCTGATCCAGGAAGCCTATACGTTCTCGCCGAAACCAAAGGGTCAGGCCAAGGATCAATGGGACCTCATCACGCTGGGCGCCGCCGTGCCCGGGGCGGACGAGCCGATGGAAGTTCTCAATCCGACCAAAGAGCAGAACCCCTGTTCGTTGTAA
- a CDS encoding sugar phosphate isomerase/epimerase family protein — protein sequence MKNPAASFAVNTYSYIFGGSAADTVARLADQGYGGVELMFFPGHLWPAELDASSLRSLRRLCEQRLRLVAVNMPNVDINVAAAAEEMRAYTLDLLVQFVRCAGELGAGGIIVGPGKPNPLFPMPRDRMISYFYRALDTLAPLARQAGIRLFIENMPFAFLPDAESLMKVVDGYGDDSIRVIYDVANAHFIGEAPTEGLRHVRDRLSLVHFSDTTRRSYKHDPLGCGDVPLAGIASVLKEVGYNEVPMLEVISLNPDADIADSCRILQQAGIGCDA from the coding sequence ATGAAAAACCCGGCCGCTAGTTTTGCCGTCAACACCTACTCCTACATTTTCGGGGGCAGCGCCGCCGATACCGTGGCGCGGCTTGCCGACCAGGGTTATGGCGGGGTTGAGCTGATGTTTTTTCCCGGCCATCTCTGGCCTGCCGAGCTTGACGCATCAAGTCTGCGCAGCCTGCGCCGGCTCTGCGAACAGCGGCTGCGGCTGGTAGCCGTCAATATGCCGAATGTCGACATCAATGTCGCCGCCGCCGCGGAGGAGATGCGGGCCTATACCCTCGATTTGCTGGTGCAATTTGTGCGCTGTGCCGGCGAACTCGGTGCGGGCGGGATCATTGTCGGGCCCGGCAAGCCCAATCCGCTATTTCCGATGCCGCGCGACCGCATGATCTCGTATTTCTACCGTGCGCTCGATACGCTGGCGCCGCTGGCGCGGCAGGCAGGCATAAGGCTTTTCATCGAGAACATGCCGTTTGCCTTCCTGCCGGATGCGGAGTCGCTCATGAAGGTTGTGGATGGTTATGGCGACGACAGCATCCGCGTCATCTACGACGTGGCCAACGCGCACTTCATCGGGGAGGCTCCAACCGAGGGACTGCGGCACGTGCGCGACCGGCTCAGCCTGGTTCATTTTTCCGACACGACCCGGCGGAGCTACAAGCACGATCCCCTGGGCTGCGGAGACGTCCCGCTCGCGGGCATCGCATCCGTCCTGAAAGAGGTCGGATATAACGAGGTGCCGATGCTGGAAGTGATTTCGCTCAACCCGGATGCCGACATCGCCGATAGTTGCCGGATCCTCCAGCAAGCGGGGATAGGCTGCGATGCCTGA
- a CDS encoding SDR family oxidoreductase has protein sequence MPEHVALVIGPTGATGGPIAAALARRGWRVYGMSRTAPSGEVSFTHIAADLTDPTSCRRALATIEPVTHAFFAARAPFREGGVEDVEGNVAMLAATLDALASRSDVLEHVHLLEGIKWYGMHLGPYPTPSREDDPRHLPPNFYYDQQDLLSERAARAGWSWSASRPSFICDFAPNRSRNLITVLGAYAAICRELQVPLDFPGTAAGYSVLSELSDATCLAEAIIFISTHDSGKNAAFNVTNGDSFRWCQVWPLLAQWFEIPCGVPRGMKLAKWMADKGPVWDRIVARHELEPRSLGSLASWEFADFVFEKEWDLLTDTGKLRRAGFNACVDTIAMIHDQLDQYRDARLLPR, from the coding sequence ATGCCTGAACATGTCGCACTTGTCATCGGGCCGACCGGAGCGACCGGCGGTCCTATCGCCGCGGCGCTCGCGCGTCGGGGATGGCGCGTTTACGGCATGTCGCGCACGGCGCCATCAGGCGAAGTGTCCTTCACCCATATCGCGGCCGACCTCACCGATCCCACGTCCTGCCGGCGCGCTCTGGCGACCATCGAACCGGTGACGCATGCCTTTTTCGCCGCCCGCGCGCCATTTCGCGAAGGCGGGGTCGAGGACGTCGAGGGCAACGTCGCCATGCTGGCGGCGACGCTCGACGCGCTGGCGAGCCGCTCCGATGTTCTCGAGCACGTTCACCTGCTGGAGGGAATAAAATGGTACGGCATGCATCTCGGCCCCTATCCGACGCCGTCGCGCGAGGACGATCCCCGGCATTTGCCGCCGAATTTTTACTATGACCAGCAGGACCTGTTGAGCGAACGCGCGGCGCGGGCCGGCTGGAGCTGGTCGGCCTCGCGGCCGTCCTTTATCTGCGACTTCGCGCCGAACCGCTCCAGAAACCTGATCACGGTGCTCGGCGCTTACGCGGCGATCTGCCGGGAGCTTCAGGTGCCCCTGGACTTTCCCGGAACTGCCGCCGGTTACTCCGTGCTGTCCGAACTGTCGGACGCGACCTGTCTCGCGGAGGCAATTATTTTCATCTCCACCCATGACTCAGGCAAGAACGCCGCGTTCAATGTCACCAACGGCGACAGCTTCCGCTGGTGCCAGGTCTGGCCCTTGCTGGCGCAATGGTTCGAGATTCCCTGCGGCGTGCCGCGCGGTATGAAGTTGGCAAAATGGATGGCCGACAAGGGACCGGTCTGGGACCGCATCGTCGCGCGGCACGAACTGGAGCCGCGATCGCTTGGAAGCCTCGCGTCATGGGAGTTCGCCGATTTCGTATTCGAGAAGGAATGGGATCTTCTCACCGATACCGGCAAGTTGAGACGCGCGGGCTTCAATGCCTGTGTCGACACGATTGCCATGATCCACGATCAGCTCGACCAATATCGCGATGCAAGGCTGCTGCCGCGCTAG
- a CDS encoding FAD-binding protein, giving the protein MPPYQSHSIEGLAALIGVSARHLRETVDTFNAAAAGDAMRFDATRCDGLAAASELRPPKSNWARAITEPPFLAYPLVGAIAYTFGGLATNEKAEVLGERGPMPGLYAAGETTGHFYGTAPNAVAMLRALVFGQIAGREAVEFLHSR; this is encoded by the coding sequence GTGCCGCCATACCAGTCTCACTCAATCGAAGGGCTTGCGGCGCTGATCGGAGTTTCCGCCCGCCATCTGCGCGAGACGGTCGACACATTCAATGCCGCTGCCGCCGGCGATGCCATGCGGTTCGACGCGACGCGCTGTGATGGCTTGGCGGCGGCGAGCGAACTGAGGCCGCCGAAATCGAACTGGGCGCGCGCCATCACCGAGCCGCCGTTTCTCGCTTATCCCCTGGTTGGCGCCATCGCCTATACATTTGGCGGTCTCGCCACCAACGAAAAGGCCGAGGTCCTGGGGGAGCGCGGGCCGATGCCCGGGCTCTACGCGGCAGGAGAAACCACCGGGCATTTTTATGGCACCGCGCCTAATGCCGTCGCGATGCTTCGCGCGCTGGTATTTGGACAGATTGCGGGACGAGAGGCTGTTGAATTCCTGCACAGCCGGTAA
- a CDS encoding IclR family transcriptional regulator, with amino-acid sequence MRPRTKQKASEKPASPRKTAIAKLVPSAPHDIDDDADDRQRVGVQSLGRAFAILEEVARHREGIGLAELSKLVGLHNSTTFHLAKTMVSLGYLRQEKDSKRYRVGRPLFALAASALDEIEMVNVATPVLEELSRETSESSHFAVRMGDAVVVIARTSGPGAFQLTDRVGVVRPAHCTALGKIILASLRTDQLKRFLERADMKPSTGKSITDVTVLSREIAEIRRTGIAFDDGEFNPEVRCVAVPVTDFTGQVIGALGISGPIWRLSNQALHNSAQIVQAAAHRLSAEFGAKGAAKS; translated from the coding sequence GTGAGACCGCGTACCAAGCAAAAAGCCAGCGAGAAGCCGGCCAGCCCGCGCAAGACGGCCATCGCCAAGTTGGTACCGTCTGCGCCGCACGATATCGACGACGACGCCGACGACCGGCAGCGCGTCGGCGTCCAGTCGCTCGGCCGCGCCTTCGCGATTCTTGAAGAAGTCGCGCGGCACCGCGAAGGCATCGGGCTGGCGGAACTGAGCAAGCTGGTCGGCCTGCACAATTCCACCACCTTCCACCTCGCCAAGACGATGGTGTCGCTGGGCTATCTGCGCCAGGAAAAGGATTCCAAGCGCTACCGCGTCGGCCGGCCGTTGTTTGCGCTGGCCGCCTCAGCGCTCGACGAAATCGAAATGGTCAACGTCGCGACACCTGTGCTTGAGGAGTTGTCGCGGGAAACCAGCGAAAGCAGCCATTTCGCGGTACGCATGGGCGACGCCGTGGTGGTGATCGCCCGCACCAGCGGGCCCGGCGCGTTTCAACTGACCGACCGCGTCGGCGTGGTGCGTCCGGCGCATTGCACGGCACTCGGCAAGATCATCCTCGCCTCGCTGCGCACCGATCAACTGAAGCGTTTTCTCGAACGCGCAGACATGAAGCCGTCGACCGGGAAATCGATCACCGATGTCACCGTGTTGTCGCGCGAAATCGCCGAGATCAGGCGCACTGGCATTGCGTTCGACGACGGCGAATTCAATCCGGAAGTGCGCTGCGTCGCGGTGCCGGTGACGGATTTCACCGGCCAGGTGATCGGCGCTCTCGGTATTTCCGGCCCGATCTGGCGGCTGTCCAACCAGGCGCTGCATAACAGCGCCCAGATCGTTCAGGCCGCCGCCCACCGCCTGTCGGCTGAATTCGGCGCCAAGGGCGCTGCTAAATCCTAA
- a CDS encoding cupin domain-containing protein: MASEENGAFIRNIAEVPWREFPNHFGGALSKPLVMPETASTRHLDYRISMYQPMAHVARHKHRVQEQIYHVLEGEGLMEIAGKNHVVRKHDFIFLPPGVEHAISNSGLVDLVFLVITSPPSDDEKIA; this comes from the coding sequence ATGGCTTCTGAAGAGAACGGCGCCTTCATCCGCAATATCGCCGAAGTGCCCTGGCGCGAATTCCCCAATCATTTCGGCGGCGCGCTCTCGAAGCCCCTGGTGATGCCGGAGACCGCTAGTACGCGTCATCTCGACTACCGGATTTCGATGTACCAGCCGATGGCCCATGTCGCGAGGCACAAGCACCGGGTTCAGGAGCAAATCTATCACGTGCTCGAAGGCGAGGGGCTGATGGAGATCGCGGGCAAGAACCATGTGGTGCGCAAGCACGATTTTATCTTTTTGCCGCCCGGCGTCGAGCACGCCATCTCGAATTCGGGCCTGGTCGACCTGGTGTTCCTGGTGATCACCTCGCCGCCGTCGGACGACGAGAAGATTGCCTGA
- a CDS encoding FAD-binding protein → MTHDLQKLVVVGHGAAGLAAALSAAEQARSRGLRLDITLLEKSREAEAGGNTRWSPSYMRLAAPARLAPGFEEDMQQASGGLADQAYFRTLAENATATIGWLQSHGIKFAIPVYYLSAGPPRIQPVGGGSAIVEKLADAAKQAGVKVRYESAASRLVVEDHRVVGVDVQTGDGAATTLAADAVILATGGFQGNPAMMRAQFGPGAESIKLISPGTRFDSGDGIRMATDLGASISGDWNGMHIEPVDPRSTHSAPVVLVYPYGIVVDQDGSRFFDEGGGLVHETWEVFAREIHSRDRRAWRTRSSIAACSIFPATSVRSDRTCRHTSLTQSKGLRR, encoded by the coding sequence ATGACGCATGATCTTCAGAAGCTGGTGGTGGTCGGGCATGGGGCCGCCGGCCTCGCGGCGGCGCTTTCGGCGGCCGAGCAGGCGCGCAGCCGCGGCTTGCGCCTCGACATCACCTTATTGGAGAAATCACGCGAAGCCGAAGCCGGCGGGAATACCCGCTGGAGCCCCTCCTATATGCGGCTCGCTGCGCCCGCTCGGCTCGCCCCCGGCTTTGAAGAGGATATGCAGCAGGCGTCGGGCGGATTGGCCGATCAAGCCTATTTTCGCACGCTCGCGGAGAACGCGACCGCGACGATCGGATGGCTGCAGAGCCACGGCATCAAATTCGCGATTCCAGTTTACTACCTCAGCGCCGGCCCGCCGCGTATCCAGCCGGTCGGAGGCGGCAGCGCCATCGTCGAAAAGCTTGCCGATGCCGCGAAGCAGGCAGGGGTGAAGGTACGCTACGAGTCGGCCGCGAGCCGGCTGGTGGTCGAAGATCACCGCGTGGTCGGCGTAGACGTTCAGACCGGTGACGGCGCCGCAACGACGCTCGCCGCCGATGCCGTGATTCTCGCTACCGGCGGATTCCAGGGCAACCCCGCGATGATGCGCGCGCAGTTCGGGCCGGGCGCCGAGTCGATAAAACTCATTTCGCCGGGAACGCGCTTCGACAGCGGCGACGGCATCCGCATGGCCACCGACCTCGGCGCCAGCATTTCCGGCGACTGGAACGGGATGCACATCGAACCGGTCGATCCCCGCAGCACCCACTCCGCGCCGGTCGTGCTGGTGTATCCCTATGGCATCGTCGTCGATCAGGATGGAAGCCGTTTCTTTGACGAAGGCGGTGGCCTCGTTCACGAAACATGGGAAGTTTTTGCCCGCGAGATTCATTCGCGAGACCGAAGAGCGTGGCGTACGCGATCCTCGATAGCCGCCTGTTCGATATTCCCGGCTACGAGCGTGCGATCCGATCGGACGTGCCGCCATACCAGTCTCACTCAATCGAAGGGCTTGCGGCGCTGA